The proteins below are encoded in one region of Apodemus sylvaticus chromosome 13, mApoSyl1.1, whole genome shotgun sequence:
- the Cdo1 gene encoding cysteine dioxygenase type 1, with the protein MERTKLLKPRTLTDLIRILHELFAGDEVNVEEVQAVLEAYESNPAEWALYAKFDQYRYTRNLVDQGNGKFNLMILCWGEGHGSSIHDHTDSHCFLKLLQGNLKETLFDWPDKKSNEMVKKSERTLRENQCAYINDSIGLHRVENASHTEPAVSLHLYSPPFDTCHAFDQRTGHKNKVTMTFHSKFGIRTPFPTSGSLENN; encoded by the exons ATGGAACGGACCAAGCTGCTGAAGCCCCGGACCCTGACCGACCTCATCCGCATCTTGCATGAGCTCTTCGCCGGGGACGAAGTCAACGTGGAGGAGGTGCAGGCTGTACTGGAAGCCTATGAGAGCAATCCCGCCGAGTGGGCTTTGTATGCCAAATTCGATCAATACAG gtatacTCGAAATCTTGTGGATCAAGGAAACGGGAAATTTAATCTGATGATCCTGTGCTGGGGTGAAGGGCATGGCAG CAGTATCCACGACCACACGGACTCACACTGCTTTCTGAAGCTGCTGCAAGGAAATCTAAAGGAGACATTGTTTGACTGGCCTGACAAAAAATCCAACGAGATGGTCAAGAAGTCTGAAAGAACCCTGAGGGAAAACCAGTGTGCCTACATTAATG ATTCCATTGGCTTGCACCGAGTGGAGAACGCCAGCCACACAGAGCCTGCTGTGAGCCTTCACTTGTACAGTCCGCCTTTCGACACGTGCCATGCCTTCGATCAAAGAACGGGGCATAAAAACAAAGTCACCATGACATTCCACAGCAAATTCGGAATCAGGACTCCGTTT